The window GATCTCATTCTTATGAACAAGTACCGTTGAGGCGCCGCCATCTAAATTCGCAGCCGTTATAGCGCCATGCTCTAGAAAAATCTGCTGTATATCATACAGTGTCGCTCCTATGCTATGTTTCTGCCTGCCATCGATGATAGCGAATAGAATGGAGCCGTCCTTCGTCTGCGCCATGCTGGTCCGCGGAGCGATTCCCCAGCCATCGGCTTGGCTCTTGATCTGCCCAACGCCATTCACGATGAAGCGAGGACTGAACGAAACAGCTTCCTGAACGCCCATATCCACAAGTTCGGAAACCTTGTATTTGCCTGCAATCATGCGGCCTTCCTTATCAATACCAACGACTTGCACTGTGCCGTTCATGCCTTTGTCATTATAAAAGATTTTGCCCCCGGAGATGACAATTCCTTCAGGCTGGAAGCCGTTTCCTTCCCAATTGGGATCGATGAATCCTCCGCCATTAATACCGAGAATAGCTCCGGTTCTTTTGACCATAGAGGAGACTTTCTCCCCTTTACCTACTTTCTCAGGTACAGCAATTCGAAGCTTCTTAGGATCCGAAATCGTGACGAGCTGTCCTTTGAAATTTGATCCCGAAATCGGCTCAATTGTGACCAAATCTTTCTTGGCAACAACGGGGGTAAGAGGGGTGTTATGATCAATTTCAACGAATCCTTTATCTTTCTCATCGCCCATTTCGTCGAATTGTTTCCAATAGGCTTCCACGCGTTTCTGTAACTCTGTAGAACCTATCAAATACTTGGCCCACTCCCGGTGTTGGGTTGTAATCAAGGTGTCAGCCATCATTAATCTTACATTTGAACCTGAGGAAGTAAGGAAAAACCAACATAAGGACATTACAGAAAGTAAGGTAAACCCAAGTACCCCATACACGATAAAGCTCATTCCCGCCGATCTTTTGCGTTTAACTCTCGTTACACGAGAAGACTGCTGGGAGGTGGTTTGTTGTACAGCCATTTATTCTTTACCTATCCTCTCTGCCAAAAAATCAATCTAACCATCCATATAAATAAACGAAAAGAAAGGAGAAAAAGTTTCATAAATGAATGAACTTTTCTCCTTTTTTTGTAAGTTGTTCCCTAAATAGGCCGCTTTAAAGACTGGAAAAGTGAATCCGTTGCGGAGTTACGGTCATATTGAAACTCCAATCCCATTCCTGTGTTGCGTGCTATGCTGCGGACGATTAAATCATGGTATTTCTTCTGACGAATTGCAGCGATAACGACAAATTTGCTGACTCCTAGAGGATCGAAATAGAGTTTTCCTTCTTTTTCGATGTATTTCTGTACATGATTTAGGTTGACGAATAAGTCTGTATCCATCTTCTTAAATCCTTGTTCTTCAAGCTTATCTAGAAAATGACTGAAATCCAGTAAAGAATTCACACTTCGGCTAACTTTGCCAATTCGTGTATGGTAAGTAATTTCCTTTGTACTGACTTCAATAAACAGGGTATCCGACATAGGGACTAGCTCCTGCTCATTGGTTGCATGGACGTCCTCTTTTTCGAGATACCCTGCTTTCTCCATGAGTTCTGTATATGAAAAGTTGTAGGCATCCGACAGCTTTTTCAGCGTGACAGGAGAGGGTTTGATTTTCTCATTGGTCGAACGATTCCGCTCTAGTTCAAGGTCTCTGATGTAGGCATGCGAAAGTCCGCTTTTATGAGCCGCTTCACGCAAAGACATCTTGCCCCGCAAGCTTTCCAAAAATTTACCGAATCCTTCTAATTGTTTCATAATAACGTATCCCTCCATATGTTTTAATTGTAAATGAATTCGATTGAAAAGAACATATTTAAGGCGCGAATTGGTGCCAATTACCTCAAAATCCAGCCAAGAACAGCCGCGTGCATATTTAAGCACTCAAATTGGTAAATTAGTAGCAATATCTTGGAAAGAGGCTGATGGAATGGCAAGAGATTTACCCATAGGAAACGGGAATGTACTCATTAATTTCGACGCTGCTTATAATATTCGTGACATGTATTACCCTTTAGTAGGTCAAGAGAATCAATCTAGCGATCATCTTTCACATTTTGGCATTTGGTGTCCGGAAGGATTCT is drawn from Paenibacillus sp. V4I7 and contains these coding sequences:
- a CDS encoding phosphodiester glycosidase family protein, yielding MAVQQTTSQQSSRVTRVKRKRSAGMSFIVYGVLGFTLLSVMSLCWFFLTSSGSNVRLMMADTLITTQHREWAKYLIGSTELQKRVEAYWKQFDEMGDEKDKGFVEIDHNTPLTPVVAKKDLVTIEPISGSNFKGQLVTISDPKKLRIAVPEKVGKGEKVSSMVKRTGAILGINGGGFIDPNWEGNGFQPEGIVISGGKIFYNDKGMNGTVQVVGIDKEGRMIAGKYKVSELVDMGVQEAVSFSPRFIVNGVGQIKSQADGWGIAPRTSMAQTKDGSILFAIIDGRQKHSIGATLYDIQQIFLEHGAITAANLDGGASTVLVHKNEIINKPSSEYGERYLPTAWLLFDHPETANIKNVWEGLDIRKIDPSKW
- a CDS encoding helix-turn-helix domain-containing protein, yielding MKQLEGFGKFLESLRGKMSLREAAHKSGLSHAYIRDLELERNRSTNEKIKPSPVTLKKLSDAYNFSYTELMEKAGYLEKEDVHATNEQELVPMSDTLFIEVSTKEITYHTRIGKVSRSVNSLLDFSHFLDKLEEQGFKKMDTDLFVNLNHVQKYIEKEGKLYFDPLGVSKFVVIAAIRQKKYHDLIVRSIARNTGMGLEFQYDRNSATDSLFQSLKRPI